TCGATACAGAGCTTTCCAATAATTTTATCAAAGACATTTCAATATTGAAAAAATTAACTGGTGGAAGAAAGCAGCCGATAAGGATAGAGGAGAAGTACAGAAAGGCATATGATACATATTTGTACGCCAAGTTGTTTTTCAATGCGAATACTATAGCTGAATCCATTGAAAAGACTGTGGCAATTTACAGAAGAGAAATAATCATTAGTTTTCCAAACAGCTTTGAAGGGAAAAAAGACGACATAAACCTTTTGGCTAAATTAAGTACTGAGGAGGAGATGAGTGGCATTTTTAATGTATTAATGATTTCTTTGAGACTTTTACTAAAGAACAGGGGTATCCATCTAAATGAAAAAACTGCAGAAGCGCGAAGAATAAAACATGAACGTGCCGTAAATCCTGTCAAGGCTTTTCTTGCGGAAGCCGTTGCCGATGAATCATTGACTACAGATTATGTTGTTAAGGAACATTTGTTTGAAGCCTATAGAAAATATTGTAACATTTACAAGCTTCCTCACAAACCTATGGTGGCATTAGGGAAAGAAATTGCAAAATTGAGATATGAAAGTGGAAGGGAAGGATCTGGTTTAAGAAGAACCATATGGTTCGGAATAAGATTAAAACCAGAGTATGTACCTGACAGGGAGAAGCAGCATCAGGTTATACTACCAATTTAAGTGAATTTTCCAGTTTGTGCTGCACTTGTATTACCTTTCCATTACATCCAACCCGTCATAGACGTCACACTCGTCAGAGTCACTGCATTTTTACTTCTGGTTTTTAATATATATACCACGTCAAAAAAAGCAATAACAATACAAAACCCATCACATCTATGACCGCCTTGACGTCTCACTTAGGCTCCTTTCAACTAATTGATTATGCCAATTGCGTTAAATAACTACTTATCATCGCAAATAATAATTTAACAGCGTTTAATGATTGATGATTAGTGCACCTTAAATGTTTACTACTACAGGCATCAACTTATTGAGTAAAGCACTTTTGACAAAATCCCTAAGAGCCTTTACTCTACGGCTTTTGCATTTTTGTTTATACTCATTTTCTTAGAGCAGTTTATTCTATCAAATACACGAACGGTGATTAACATCTATCAATTAGATGTTAAATACTAATGATGAGGTATGCTTAATAGTAAATTATTAATTCTAAATATTTAGCTTAGATGAAACCCGTATCTTTATATCTCAGTAACTTTAAGAGTTTTCTCGATATTAAGCTAAATTTTAGAGATGACCTACAACTTATTTGCGGCAAGAACAACACAGGTAAATCCACAATCCTGGAGGCGATTAGCTTACTTTTACAGAAACCACTAGACGATGCTCAGTTAAGAGATAAAATAAACGTCTTCCAAAAAAAGAATACATTTGAGATAGTCTTAAAAGTAAAAATCGAAGAAAATGATATCTATCCGATCATAAAGAACGCAAAAGTTAGCAACATCCGTCTCTCACGCTCTAGTAAGGATGAAATTTATAATATGCAAAATAAAGAAATTACTATTTCTCTGTCTTATGACAGGATTATGGATAATTATACGAAGAACATTAGCTATTTTTCAAAAAACACTCAAGAAGAAATTATTGAAGTCAAGTGTTCAGTTGAAGATTATTTAGCCAAAAAGTTTTTATATATCAATTCAGACAGAACGGTTTTACCATCTGAATACTTTACCCCCAAGAATAATTTCGACAAGAATTTCATTAGTCAGAATCACAATGTTAGACATTATATTTTGTACCTCAAAACATACAGACCAGATCAGTTTGTTAAATTTCAAAGTGCTATCAGCCAAATTTTCGAAAATATGTTGGTCAAGCCAAGAATCAACTATGAGGAAGGATTCGTAACCGTAGAAGTTAACCTTAACGGACCTAGCACAGAAATTGGTCTAATAGGTGCCGGACAAAAGGAATTGTTATTGATACTATCAAAAATATTTTACTATTCCCCAGATTTGGTTATGATAGATGAACCAGAACTGAATTTACATTATGATTTGATAATTAAATTTTTGAACTTTATGAAAAATCATAATTCACTTTTCGTTTTATCTTCCCACAGTGATCTCTTGATCAATAATGTCAATCTGGATCAATTGATATACACGAAGCCACAAAATAATTTTATCTCTTCTATTAGTAAAATTGATAGAGAAGGTCTGAGTGAATTATACGAGGACCTTGGCTATATTCAATCAAACTATGAAAAATTAAGAAATCTTGACTATGATATGATGATTCTTTATGAGGGTAAAGATTCAAAGGAAAAAGAAAAAAAAGTCATAAACAAATTTCTTTCAGAATCAAAAAACTCGAATACATTATCAAAGGTTAGAAAGAAATACATTCCTTTGGGAGGAAGAAAGGATAAGATCTTACACAATATTCTCGATGGTGTTTATGATATTAAATTTCCATTTATTTTGATATTGGACCGCGATGAAGTAAATGAAAAAGATGTAGAAAAATATAATCAAACATACGAGACTCGGATTCACATTTGGGGTAAGAGGGAAATCGAGAATTATTTAATTAATATCAGAGCTATTGTTAAAGTTCTAAGACTAAAAGGAATAGAGACAGACCCGCAAACTATCCATAAAGTAGTGGAGGACTTGTCACTTAAACTATTG
This Candidatus Nitrosocosmicus oleophilus DNA region includes the following protein-coding sequences:
- a CDS encoding ATP-dependent nuclease, whose amino-acid sequence is MKPVSLYLSNFKSFLDIKLNFRDDLQLICGKNNTGKSTILEAISLLLQKPLDDAQLRDKINVFQKKNTFEIVLKVKIEENDIYPIIKNAKVSNIRLSRSSKDEIYNMQNKEITISLSYDRIMDNYTKNISYFSKNTQEEIIEVKCSVEDYLAKKFLYINSDRTVLPSEYFTPKNNFDKNFISQNHNVRHYILYLKTYRPDQFVKFQSAISQIFENMLVKPRINYEEGFVTVEVNLNGPSTEIGLIGAGQKELLLILSKIFYYSPDLVMIDEPELNLHYDLIIKFLNFMKNHNSLFVLSSHSDLLINNVNLDQLIYTKPQNNFISSISKIDREGLSELYEDLGYIQSNYEKLRNLDYDMMILYEGKDSKEKEKKVINKFLSESKNSNTLSKVRKKYIPLGGRKDKILHNILDGVYDIKFPFILILDRDEVNEKDVEKYNQTYETRIHIWGKREIENYLINIRAIVKVLRLKGIETDPQTIHKVVEDLSLKLLNKVAILRVIERYKRKTLIEDHQRISKFISENQGKNTLDIASNLGDFVLQGLQDLNKNNIENEFNNQILELKNRWKKDFLTICPGKELLALLKNYINKTYHVTVHDFEILDEIEILDDDIETLSSKIVKQIDSMETHQNESESNKFIKIGTWNWPVLFELTASEEIVVIMPNLEYDWNNTNYEIKVFKEGNVRSTSILTTNLIPYDLAIIERKVYILCSKVLVEDDREFEYDTLLIYDIESQNLDKEVHFYYEEEEGKEGDPSCIAINKITKKVYASIFYYEGGNPGLFSLEPPYINSKQISDGEVGYFDLLVDEKNNRLFGIFYENPKYFLHVYDTENDVIIYDYEIEASTSSELVLKNDNEILIQNQNSLLRLEVASGLTEILLECNTFEAVRFDPLNEIVYVISHDSNSEVFSLNLWDPQSMIPILCSKFRISDLRISAQQICYLLSVPDGEKQNKFVYTIKQSSVQSILREKTEGALFS